The Desulfonatronum thioautotrophicum nucleotide sequence AAATTGCTGCGATATTCCTAAGCAATTAAATATCATATAGGCTATATCATGAAATCAAGATGGCTTTATTTACCTATTGAACTGAAAGTTAGAGACCTTAATTCACGCATATTGCTGGCAAGTTTTGCCGCTGTGAGTGGTATCAAAACAATTATTGGGCATAAATTAGAAGTTCAGCACAGAATAGGGGAATTCCCTCCTGGGGTTTTCTTGATGTACGGATTTGTTGGCAACTATTTGAATACTTATGAAAAAATTATAAAATATGGCCACAAGGTTGTTGCTCAAGACGATGAAGGGTTAGTTGTTTGGCAGAATGATATGTATCAGAAATTTCGTGTTTCTAGCTCTGTTTTAGAAAAGGTAAGTCAAGTATACGCATGGGGGCATAATCAGAAGCAACTGATTGATAATTGGAGCCCAAAAACTAAAGAAAAAATATTGATCACAGGTAGTCCTCGTTTCGACTTGCTACGGGAACCTTTCAGTTCGGTTTTGGCTTCAGACGCCAACAGGATTAAAGAAACATTTGGTAATTATCTTTTGATTAACACAAACTTCGGAAGAGTGAATCACTTCAAAGGTGTAGAGTATTTTGTTCAGACAAAAACGGTTGAGTACGCCTTGAGCGGGGATCAAATCCAGTTTTTTGAGGAGCATCTGAATTTTCAGATGTCAATCTATACCAGTTTTATTAAAATGCTTCCTGCGCTCAGCGCCGCTTTTCCAGAAAAACTGTTCATCATCAGACCCCATCCTTCTGAAAATCGCGACACATGGCGTAAACACACCAGTGGCCTGCCCAATGTAAAAGTAGTTCATGAAGGCAGCGTTCTGCCCTGGATCCTTGGCTCAGAGATGCTCATTCATAACGGATGTACTACCGGAGTGGAAGCATACATGCTGAACAAACTGGTGATAGCCTATCGTCCGGTGATACAGGAGCATCTGGAAACGCATCTGCCCAACGGACTCAGCCATCAGGTGTTTACAACTGAAGAATTGATTGCTGCTGTAACAGCGTATGCAAACGGAAAAGAGCCTTTCAGAACACCGGAAACTGAGAAAACCGCCAGATTTTATATCGACGCAATCGATGGCGCGTTTGCCGCCGAGCGAATCACGTTTATGCTGCGCGAATATGAAATGGAATCAAGTGACACTGATAGGCAACGGGAGAAACACATCAATAACCTAGCAGCAACAGGTTTTTCAAATTCAGACTGCTTCAAAACAACCCTTTCGAATGACTATATTAAACATAAATTTCCGGGCCTTTCTATGGAAGAAGTTACGGAATATCTCCAAAAACTGAAGAGAGCTTCAAACCGTTTCAGCAATGTAAATGTAACGCGAGTCGGTGAAACATGTTACATGTTTGAAAATATAGCCAAACCATCTGGAGCAGTAATGCAAAAGAACATCGGTCCAGGCTCACAACACCCTGAAGCATTTGTCACCATAGACTGCCCGGTTTGTGGCAGTCGGGAATTTTCGATTTATTTTGAAGCCACGCCAGACCAGTTTCTGAACGACTTCCGAAAGCGTTACTATAATCTTAAAGTTTTGGAGGTTACACTGCAAACAATATTTTCTGTTAAGCAGTGTCAGGTTTGCAGTTTTGTTTTCTTAAACCCGCGCCTAAAATCGAATTTTTACCATGCCGCCTATAATGATGCCAAGGTGGGGCAGCATGATCTTAAGAAATACACGTTTGAAGAAGGTGATTTGCAGCATCTCTGGAACACCTATCATAAATGGTCCGCCACCATAAGTTTCATGAACAGTATGGCTTATTTGAAAGACCGTTTCAAAACCGCCAAAAATACAGGTTACCGCCAGATTCGTTTATTGGACTACGGATGTGGAATGGGACACCTGATGGACGTATGCAAGGTGTTTGGAGTGGAGGCCGTGGGTGTGGACATTGATCAATTCCGGATAAAGTATTGCAGGAACAAAGGACACAGGGTTTATGGCCCTGCAGAACTGCCTGAAAGTGAAAAATTTGATATCATCATTTCTGAAAGTGTACTTGAGCATGTAAACGATTTAAATGAATATTTTTACTACCTCAACAGCAGGCTGTACACCGGCGGAATATGCTCACTAAATGGGCTGACTCCGGCAATTATTGATATTGAGCGTAAAAAAGGCGTATTTAAAAATGCCATATTTATTGAACATATCAATTACTTCACGCCAGCGTCTTTCAATCGAATGGTTTTAAAACATGGTTTTAAAATTATTACCAGAAATGTGGAACCAATCCAGCAGGTGGCTGACAAAGGTTTTGGAGATAATGGTCACTTTAAAGTTGATTTGATTAAAACAGCAGACGCGCCCTGCTCCAAAATGCGTCATATCAACACCACACATTTGCCTTGTGACAACACTGCGGATGAATCAAAACATACCAAAACCCCGACAGACAGGGTGTATTCTGATGAAACACATCAGGTATTTTTCGGCTATTACGACATTACACCTTTCAGCCCTGATGAATCCAAGCTTTTAGCCATGCATGCACCCCTCGAAAATGTAACCCCGGCACCGAACAGCCAAGTCAAGGTAGGCTTTTACGATCTTAATCAGCAGGCTCCAGAATTTCAGGCTGTCGATATCTCAAGCACATGGTGCTGGCAGATGGGGTGCAGATTGCAATGGTATCCGGCAGCCGGTGAAAATACTATCCTGTATAACAAGCTTGTGAATGGAAAATATGGGAGTGTTATTCAGGATGTTTATTCAAAAAATATCCTGAAAGCATATACATATCCTCTGTATGCTGTCAGCCCAGATGGACGTTGGGGGCTATCCATTAACTTTTCGCGCCTGCAAAGGCTTAGGCCTGGATATGGCTATACCTCATTGCCTGACGAGACCAAGAATGATTTAGCGCCGATTCGTGATGGCATCTGGCGTATTGAGATGGAAACCGGCAGGACGAAATTCCTTCTTTCTTTGAGAAGAGTGAAAGATATCAAGCCACATAAAAGTATGGGAGGTGCGGAGCATTATTTCAATCACTTACTCTTCAATCCTTCAAGCACACGCTTTCTCTTTATGCATCTCTGGGTCAAGGCTGGGAAACGCTTCAGCCGGCTTCTGACCTCAGACTGCAATGGACAGGATATGTGGGTTGTAAACAACGAGGGACATACATCCCATTACACTTGGAAATCAAACACCGAGCTGCTGGTATGGGCCACACATGCCCAATTCGGAAGTCACTATTATCTATACAAGGACCAGTCGAATGAAAGATCCATCCTCGGAAAAGGTGTGTTGACCGAAGACGGACATCAGTCTTATCTCCCATCGGGAGCCGGACTCATAACTGATAACTACCCTAATAAGCAGCGTGTACAGTCCGTTTTTTACTACGATTTTTACAAAAATAGCCTCCATACCATTCATCAATCCTTCAGGCCAGAAAATATCACCGGCGAGGTCCGCTGCGATTTTCATCCCCGCTTAAGTGCCACCGGCCGGTGGCTTTGTATTGATGATGTTCAGGGGGGTAAGCGGGTGATGCGCATTATTGATCTGAGCGATCTTTTCCCGAATCAGGCGCCGGCACTTCAGGCAAGTCGGCAAACGTCAGCTCGGCCTGAACATGTGTTGTCTGGTGCAAAGGGAAAGGAAATTATCGGTGCAGAGGATAAGACAGGACAAGTTAAAACAGCCAGCACGCCAGGTACGCTTGCTACGGGTACTCAAGATACGACATTAACACCATCGGCCACAGATACAAGCATGTATGTTCAGGTGCGTGCCAACGAGACGAGACAGGTGGATCGAAAATTCCGCCTTGCCAGAATCTGGTCCAATGAAGAGCTCAAAAAAATTGCGCATCATTTTGCTGGCAAGGTAGTAAATGTCTCCGCAGGTGATGATGTGGACAAACAAGGTGACACGTACCGTAACTACTTCTTCAATGCCCAAAGTTATCATATAACTAACCACGCCCCTGGGAGTTATCGGGGCTTTCAAGGAGGACCTGGAGAAATACTCTTAGACCTTAAGGGCAAGATTCCAGATGAGTTGGCAGGTGCCTTTGATGTAGTTTTTAACCACACAACCCTAGAACATATTTTTGAAGTTCAAACTGCTTTTTCTAACCTTTGTCAGCTCACGGCAGATATCCTGATCGTAGTGGTGCCCTTTTGCCAGGTGCAACACGAAACGTCCGGGTACGAAGATTTCTGGCGATTCACTCCGACCTGCGTGCGTCAGATGTTCAAAAACAACGACCTGGAAGTTATTTATGAAGTGGCAAACAATGACCCTAATGCTGCCACTTATTTGTTATTTGTTGGCTCACGCCATCCCGAAAAATGGAATCAAAAAATGCTTTCATACAAACCCATAGAAAAGGCTGGAGCCTGGATTGGAGAGAAGAACCCAACTACTCAACCATCAGCCATTCAAAATATCACTTCCAATAAGTCTTCGATTAAGGAAGCAAACATTGAAAAGATGCTGACAGTTGATGAGATCTCAAAAATAACAACCGTCATAGTTCGCTCAGTTGGCGAACGGACAACTGCTGCCTGCATTTATCTCCTGCAACAGGCTTTGCCTGATTCTGAAATCATATGCATCAATGAGATCCCATTCAGTAAAGCTGTCAAGGGAACTTTTGAAGTTGGCATTGAGAAAAATCGTAAATGGACTTTGGTCATAGATGCCGACGTCCTTATCCGTGCTGGTTTTATCAGTGAGATAGTTTCTTTTGCTGAAACTCAGCCTGATAATACTTTCGTTATTCAAGGTCTCATTTTTGATAAATTTTTTCATGTACTTCGTCCTGCTGGCAACCACCTCTATCTGACAAAAAATCTTAATCGAGCTAAAGATTTAGTTCCACGAGAAGGTACCACTTTGCGCCCTGAGCACTCTACGGTACTTAAAATGGTAGAGAATGGATACTCCTTCATACAAAGGGACTATATTGCTGGTTTGCATGATTACGAACAGCAATATTTAGATATTGCAAAAAAATGTTTTGTTCAGGCGCACAAACATCCTACACAGCTTGATATTGTATGGCCACTTTGGGAAAAATTTTCATCTCAAGATCGAGATTATCAATTAGCAATCGCCAGTGCGGAATATGGAAAAAAAAATAAGGATACTGTTTATATAGATTCAAATTTTTTGGAAAAAAGCCTTCAAAATATTTTGACTGATTTCAAAGAAAAAAACAAAGAGCCTTTAAAAATTTTCAATTATAATGATGCCGTAGTGAACAGCTATCTGGGTGATGTTTTGAACAAATACGAAGTTCAATACCTGCAAGATAAGATTTTTCCTGTAAGTCTATGGAATACCCATTCCAGATAATTAATCTCAAAATATTGCTAGGTAAAAATTATGAATTATGTAGGCTATGAAAATATTTGTAGAGCTCTATTTTATAAAAAAATTGCAATTACTAAATTTGGCAGCAAAAACATCTTTAATAAAGACGTTCTCAAGATTAATTGGATGCTCACATATCGATGTAATTACAATTGCTCTTATTGCTATGGGCATGATAATGACACAGGATTTTTTCACAGGAAGCAGGATATTTTAAAAGCGACTGAAAAAATCCTGGATTTGAACAGAAGTCAATTCGAATTTGGATTAAACGGTGGAGAACCAACAATCGCCCCTGGATATTTAGAACTTTTAAAACTTATTGCAACCAGTACAAAATCTTGTAGTGTTGTAACAATTACAAATCTGAGTCGCAAAGAATCATTTTTTGAAAAAATTGCAGAAATGCCTAACGCATCGAGTTTGCGCTTTCATTGCTCTTATCATTTTGAGGACGGGGATTTTTCAAGATTTTTAAATAATGTCAAAATTCTTGCTGATGCAGGCTGTTACGTCAAGATTATAATTCTAGCTCATCCTTTGTTTTATTATGCCGTAAAATCATTTACAAAGGCAGCTGAATCATTATCAGCACAAATAAAAGCTGATTGTCAAAGATGTGACGTTGTTTTGCTGCCAATAAAAGAGAAAGATTGTAATGGTTTCTATACCTTGCTCGACCAAAGATACACTAATGAATATAGGTCATGGTTAGATGAGAAAACAGGTTTTACAAAAAATATTGATGGAAGTGAAAAAAAATTCTTATTAATGGAAGTTTCTGATAATAATACAAAATCTATAAAATCTGAATTGGTATACTTGAATCAATCTATTTTGGAAAAATATTCATTTTATAAATTCAAGGGAATGAAGTGTATGGCTGGGTATAACAGCATTGCAATAGATCCGAAGGGTGATTTATCTCCAGCAGTATGTTTTCGAGGGAAGAAAAAGTTTGGCAACATTTTTGATTCAGAACCAGAATTTTTTCCCGATGGATTGATATGCCCTTATGAATATTGCACATGCTCAGCAGACTATGTTTTGCCTAAATACAAGATATCATAGTTTATAATTTTTTATGAAAACTGAATACTCAAATAACATTATAGCTCTGCTAGAAGAATTTAGCGCTTACTCTTCTGATATCTATCTTCAGACAGATATCAATATGCGCCAGTCTCTGGTCAAAAAGCAGAAGGACATAATTGAAAGACTTAAGAAACATTTTCGTATCGTATCGATCAATCAACAAGAAAACATTAATCTAAGCGTAATATTTTATAATGATGACCACTTGCCAGATTTCTTTCAAAATATCAGTGTTGATACAAAAACAAACAATGAATATATTATAATCATTGATGAAAATAATTATTCAAAATTCTTATCCCAAGGAGTGATTGATAAGTGTAGCAACTCTTTAGTATTTATTATATATCCAGATGTTAAAAATCAACGAGATCGTCAGTTATTGTCATGGTCAGGCCTGTTCCTTGCGATGGAAGCATCAACTGGTCTTGCCTTGTGTTTATTCAAAAATGAAAATTTTCGTTTAACCTCAAAATACTTTGAAATACTAGAGTCCAACCCGTCTGTGTTTGGCGTATTTGATTCGAAGAAGGCAACTGACAAACCCGCAGATCTTGGTTTGCCTGTTGTTTGGCGTCCATGGGTTCATGAAAGGTATGGCTTTCCTGATCCATTACAATGTTTGGACGGACTTCTCGCTTTTTTTCGTTACGCGGGCAAGCTGCTTCCAACAATTTGCCATGATAACACTATACATATTCCTGATTATAAAGGCAGCAACAAGGTTTCCATCATTATCCCCGTTTGGAATCATGCCGATTACACAAAACAGTGCCTTGAATCTTTATCCACCATTACAAGGTACCACAATCTAGAAGTCATCATTGTCGACAATGGATCCGTTGATTCCACCAAATCCATTGTATCCAAGTATAATATTCGTTTATTATCAAATGCAGAAAATCAAGGCTTTACTGTTGCTTGCAACCAGGGCGCAGCTATCGCCAATGGCGAATACCTTCTTTTCTTGAACAACGACACGATCCCCTTGGCTGGTTGG carries:
- a CDS encoding surface carbohydrate biosynthesis protein — encoded protein: MKSRWLYLPIELKVRDLNSRILLASFAAVSGIKTIIGHKLEVQHRIGEFPPGVFLMYGFVGNYLNTYEKIIKYGHKVVAQDDEGLVVWQNDMYQKFRVSSSVLEKVSQVYAWGHNQKQLIDNWSPKTKEKILITGSPRFDLLREPFSSVLASDANRIKETFGNYLLINTNFGRVNHFKGVEYFVQTKTVEYALSGDQIQFFEEHLNFQMSIYTSFIKMLPALSAAFPEKLFIIRPHPSENRDTWRKHTSGLPNVKVVHEGSVLPWILGSEMLIHNGCTTGVEAYMLNKLVIAYRPVIQEHLETHLPNGLSHQVFTTEELIAAVTAYANGKEPFRTPETEKTARFYIDAIDGAFAAERITFMLREYEMESSDTDRQREKHINNLAATGFSNSDCFKTTLSNDYIKHKFPGLSMEEVTEYLQKLKRASNRFSNVNVTRVGETCYMFENIAKPSGAVMQKNIGPGSQHPEAFVTIDCPVCGSREFSIYFEATPDQFLNDFRKRYYNLKVLEVTLQTIFSVKQCQVCSFVFLNPRLKSNFYHAAYNDAKVGQHDLKKYTFEEGDLQHLWNTYHKWSATISFMNSMAYLKDRFKTAKNTGYRQIRLLDYGCGMGHLMDVCKVFGVEAVGVDIDQFRIKYCRNKGHRVYGPAELPESEKFDIIISESVLEHVNDLNEYFYYLNSRLYTGGICSLNGLTPAIIDIERKKGVFKNAIFIEHINYFTPASFNRMVLKHGFKIITRNVEPIQQVADKGFGDNGHFKVDLIKTADAPCSKMRHINTTHLPCDNTADESKHTKTPTDRVYSDETHQVFFGYYDITPFSPDESKLLAMHAPLENVTPAPNSQVKVGFYDLNQQAPEFQAVDISSTWCWQMGCRLQWYPAAGENTILYNKLVNGKYGSVIQDVYSKNILKAYTYPLYAVSPDGRWGLSINFSRLQRLRPGYGYTSLPDETKNDLAPIRDGIWRIEMETGRTKFLLSLRRVKDIKPHKSMGGAEHYFNHLLFNPSSTRFLFMHLWVKAGKRFSRLLTSDCNGQDMWVVNNEGHTSHYTWKSNTELLVWATHAQFGSHYYLYKDQSNERSILGKGVLTEDGHQSYLPSGAGLITDNYPNKQRVQSVFYYDFYKNSLHTIHQSFRPENITGEVRCDFHPRLSATGRWLCIDDVQGGKRVMRIIDLSDLFPNQAPALQASRQTSARPEHVLSGAKGKEIIGAEDKTGQVKTASTPGTLATGTQDTTLTPSATDTSMYVQVRANETRQVDRKFRLARIWSNEELKKIAHHFAGKVVNVSAGDDVDKQGDTYRNYFFNAQSYHITNHAPGSYRGFQGGPGEILLDLKGKIPDELAGAFDVVFNHTTLEHIFEVQTAFSNLCQLTADILIVVVPFCQVQHETSGYEDFWRFTPTCVRQMFKNNDLEVIYEVANNDPNAATYLLFVGSRHPEKWNQKMLSYKPIEKAGAWIGEKNPTTQPSAIQNITSNKSSIKEANIEKMLTVDEISKITTVIVRSVGERTTAACIYLLQQALPDSEIICINEIPFSKAVKGTFEVGIEKNRKWTLVIDADVLIRAGFISEIVSFAETQPDNTFVIQGLIFDKFFHVLRPAGNHLYLTKNLNRAKDLVPREGTTLRPEHSTVLKMVENGYSFIQRDYIAGLHDYEQQYLDIAKKCFVQAHKHPTQLDIVWPLWEKFSSQDRDYQLAIASAEYGKKNKDTVYIDSNFLEKSLQNILTDFKEKNKEPLKIFNYNDAVVNSYLGDVLNKYEVQYLQDKIFPVSLWNTHSR
- a CDS encoding radical SAM protein gives rise to the protein MNYVGYENICRALFYKKIAITKFGSKNIFNKDVLKINWMLTYRCNYNCSYCYGHDNDTGFFHRKQDILKATEKILDLNRSQFEFGLNGGEPTIAPGYLELLKLIATSTKSCSVVTITNLSRKESFFEKIAEMPNASSLRFHCSYHFEDGDFSRFLNNVKILADAGCYVKIIILAHPLFYYAVKSFTKAAESLSAQIKADCQRCDVVLLPIKEKDCNGFYTLLDQRYTNEYRSWLDEKTGFTKNIDGSEKKFLLMEVSDNNTKSIKSELVYLNQSILEKYSFYKFKGMKCMAGYNSIAIDPKGDLSPAVCFRGKKKFGNIFDSEPEFFPDGLICPYEYCTCSADYVLPKYKIS